From the Pseudorasbora parva isolate DD20220531a chromosome 2, ASM2467924v1, whole genome shotgun sequence genome, the window ACAGTAGCACTGGGACAACTTTTAGGTAAACACGTCCTGTTGAGCTAGGGGAAGTAAGATATGCCCGATCTTCAGACGTTGTAAGTAGCACAAGGTTGGGACCATCCTTGGCGATGGAATGCAGGACACTGAGGTGTATACAGCCACATTCTCGGCAAGGCTTCTTTAGCGTGCATTCCTCACATTTATGACTTGTGCGTCCACATCTCCAACATCTCTTGTTGTCCTTTATCCACTTGAGTATCTGTTCAGGTGAGCGCTCAGTGATTTCACTGCACTGCGACAAGTAGTGCTTTTGACTTTTACAGAACAGACACAGACGTTTCAGTTTCTTAACTGATTGCTGAGTATGACCAGGCTCTGTATGGACATAATGTACCGTACTGACCTCTTTGGGTTGGTCACTGCCGTGATAAACTGCAGTGATTCGAGTTTGGGGTTTCAGAACGGGCTGACGTTCTCTGCGTGGTACTTGAATTCTCTCAGTTTGGTAGCGCTGTACCAATTTAGATGATAGACGCTGTGCCTCTGCCTTCACTTTCAACCAGTCAGCGAGGTCATGGAGGTTATACGGGTTGAGACTGTTGGTGCTCAGTCTGCCTCGTAACTGGAGGTGTTCAATAAAGCTATCCCGGTAGTGCTTGGGTAGCTTACTGAGTAATCTGTCGACATGGCCCGTGCAAGTGAGTTCTCTTCCCTGTGGCCCCTCCAGTGACATCAGCATGCCTACTAACAAGTCAACATTAAGTGCAAAACTCTGGAAAGCCTTTGCATCTCCAGCTCTAATATCAGGTGAATTTAACAGGGATGCGATTTCACTTTGTGCCAATTGATGAGGTTGGCCATACTGACGTTGCAATGCTGCCATAGCTGCTGCATAGGGCGCGGGATGATGCCGGCATGCTTGGGCAATTAGCCTTGCTTCCTCCAAGACTAATTGCTCCATTAGAACCCTGTATTTATAATGCTCAGTAAGCTCAGTGTGAGGATTGAGGAGATTGTCCAAAGCCATCTTCAGATCAGAAAACTCTCTCTCACTATCATTCATAAGCTTAGGTAATGTTGGGATTGGAACTGGCTGGAGCGGGAGTGATGCAGGTGTCGGCTGATAAACCGGGATTTTAGGTGATGGCGGGTACATCACTGGAGAGCCATAACAGGTCTGTCCTGGAATATAAGTAGAAGGCTGAGTGACATAATACCCTGTGACTGGTGGTGGAGGTCGATAAGGGTCTGGCACGGAGAATGACTGTTGTTGTAGTTGGCATGGCACAGTAGTCTGTGACTGATAGGCAGATTGAACGTGAGATGTGCGAGCTGTTGTAATTAAAGGCAGCTTCACTGATGTAACAGTACGTGGTAACGATGTGGTAAGCTGACATGACGGACGAAAATCTAGCGTACTAGATAACGTTTGCTGAGGCGGCGTTTTATGTGGAGCAGATAACGGTGAGACACCAAGATATGGCGTACCATATGTCACATTAGGCGTAGTTTGTGTCATGTGCCATGGCGCTGACTGTAGAGAATTGTCTCCGGTTGCCTCAGCAGCGGGGAATGTCTGGCCTGAATACAAGATTGGGATAGATGGCGCTGCAGTGGCTTTAAGTCTGACCACAGGTGGTGTGATAGATCTAGCATGTTCTTCATCATGTAGTGAAGGTGAAACAGTGCCACTGCTGAGTGACCCACGTTCAGATTGACTGTGATATTCTTGTTGAGCTATTTGTGAACTAGAATGCCTAAAAGATCTCTCTGCACCTAGCTGTCTGGCACGGACACCAGCTCCATTATCAATGCTGCCCAAATAACCTGTAGCATGACCTGCTCCATACTGCGCCAGGGATAACTCACTCATGGGAAGCTGGTCCACAGTCGAAACTGGCTCGGCCTGTCCACTGAGGTTTAGCTGTGCTGTTGGATGATCCATCCTTGGCTGGTGGTATGAACTGTCATACAGCGCAGGGTCTGGTATGAGAGATTTAGGCAATGTGTGGTCATAAGCTTGCAGACGTGTTGAAAGCTGACGTACTCTGGCCTGTGGTCGAACAGGATGTGTAGTATCAGGTGAGTAATGTTGGCTCTGTTGCTCCATATCACCGTAATGAGTGTAGCTatccggctcgaaggaccatCTATTGGGGACTGTATTTGTGTATCGTTAATCGAATGCTAATCCACTACGGGGCTCCGGTAAGAAGCGTGACAGGAGACAGGAAACTGTTCAAATCTTTATATAATGTTTTGCCACAGGCATTGTCATCATCCAGTTGTACTCAGTCTCATGATATACAAAAGGTATTAAATGTGGTCTTTCTGAAATAAACAGAATAAGAATATACATCAGTGTATGTCTAATAATGTAGCTTTACATCAACACAAACATTAACTTACTACTGACATGTTATACATGTACCAACGTCACAGAGAGGGATTAACAGCGGCGAACATATGCACACGAATTACCGTATATAGCTCTCATATTATAAGATAGCCCAAGGCAAAACTCGATTGCACAAGCTGAATAACTAACTTACCAATGTAATAAACATGCATCCCTTAACTGTGTATTATTAAATCAACTTACATTCAATCACGCACATTAACACCTGTAGAAATGGCGGAGCAAACGGCTGgtgaaagtgaaactaaacaCCATAGCAGAATAGCGGAAACTAACGCTACCTGGTGGCATACACAATAAGAggtttcataataaaagtccttcCCGTGTCCTCATTTAGAACAGGGAATTTAGAACAGTAACTTTAAAGACAACTCACCTGAACGTATAGTGAAAACAACAACGACAGAGGAAGTTTTGCGGCTTGTCAGTTGTGTTGCTGCACCGTTTCCATGGCAACTCCGCGCCGCTCCAGTGTTTGACACATCAACACACCACGTCAAAGTCACGCAGCAAGAATTACATGAATAAAAATcaagaataataaataatgaatttagaACTCATTTTGAAGTTCTATGACCCGCTCAGATGCAAAATGCCACTCCTGACACCGCACGTGATAGTGGGACAAttgtggcatttttttttttgtgttagattttttattgtttttgccaATACGATTTGCAAACATGGtggattcattaaaaaaatatttgatgaaTTAAGTAAATGTCccatataaatcaaaatggcATACATTTGATAATACTTGTAAATTAATAATGCAATTTGGAAAGTTATGAAGACCAGTGGGCCACGTCGCTACAACATTCTCCGTGGGATAAACACGCGACGTCTTTTGAGGACGTGCCCACAACGTTTCTGCAACTTTAgtcaagatttaaaaaaataatggaaCTTTACCACAACGTCCTTACAACGTTCTCTGTGGGATAAACTAGCGACGTCTTTTGAGGACGTGCCCACAACGTTTCTGCAACTTTAgccaagattttaaaaaaatggaactTTACCACGACGTCCTTACAACGTTCTCTGTGGGATAAACTAGCGACGTCTTTTGAGGACGTGCCCACAACGTTTCTGCAACTTTAgccaagatttaaaaaaaatggaactTTACCGCGACGTCCTTACAACGTTCTCTGTGGGATAAACTAGCGACGTCTTTTGAGGACGTGCCCATGACGTTTCTGGAACGTTAGCCAAGATTCTAAAACAATAGAACTTTACCACGACGTCCTTACAACGTTCTCTGTGGGATAAACTAGCGACGTCTTTTGAGGACGTTCCCACAACGTTTCTGGAACGTTAgccaaattttttaaaaatggaacTTTACCACAACGTCCTCACAACGTTGTCATAAAGTAATGTCACGCTGACCAAATGACGACTAACTGACGACGTTGTCACAACGTACTGTGTTTGCTGGGAAGTAGCACGGATGCTCCACTGTATTTACTTTGActgtgtgtattttcaaaactaaaggtgcattaaagacattaaagaaAAGGGACAAGGGCTTTGGtcattctttttattatttaaagaaatttgaaattaattcttatgaaaatgtattgtttgtatgccaaatgttataaatgcagatgataaaatgtgctttaatttgtttttatcctcgctataacatgttgtaactagttccaccactgcaatttctagtaacaattaaaaccatttaaaaatgaaacgcctaattaaaacgttttagtggaattaattataaaaacaggttgagtaaacgtacattttaaagttgaagtcaggtttgagccaactaaaaattattaatttaattaactttaaaaataattgagcaaacgtacattttaatgttgaagtcaagtttgagccaattaaaaaatattaattcaggtaacaatttctagaacgaaattgagtgaacgtaaaatatctgtggaactagttactaaataataattcgTTGAAAgcactagatttttttttacagtgtatcatgtaagaaaaagagagagatagGTGTGAACTGGTAAAGAGACCCCATATATTTTAAGTTGACTGCAGCATTACATGCAGCAGGTTTAATGGTTTGTCTGATTTCAGATATCTTTCAAGAACTGTTAAAATTGATCACACATAGTCAACGACTCTATAGGATGGACACAACCAGTTGGATTTAGCACAGCATTTATGGTGTTAAAAAGTACTCTAGGATTTTTTTATGGTTTCTGTCTATAAGATCCGAAAAAAGGCTGACCTAGCTGTTCTCACAGCTTTCTGATATTTATCAAGAGCAACAATGCCTGAGTGGGGTTATTCAGCCATGGCTCAGGAGTCTGTTTGTGACGTTTGGACTTCAGAGGAGCTATAGAATCCAGAATCATAGTGCAATGAGAGTTAAAACCATACAAAAGCTCATCTGGGCTATCCTCACAGGAACCATGCGTGGAAGTTTGAAATAAATCCACAAACGATGAGGCAAATAACACAGCAGTGTTAGCTGTGTACCTCCGTGACAGGTGTACAGTTTTAAAAGGTTTGACAACATTCTGTGTCAATGGTATGTTGAACATAATTGGTTTATGGTCAGAGAAACTGTGGTCACATATCTCGATCTCACCCATATGGAGCccatgtgacattataaggTCAAGAGTGTGACCAAGCACATGAGTAGGTCCTTT encodes:
- the LOC137089330 gene encoding uncharacterized protein, producing the protein MEQQSQHYSPDTTHPVRPQARVRQLSTRLQAYDHTLPKSLIPDPALYDSSYHQPRMDHPTAQLNLSGQAEPVSTVDQLPMSELSLAQYGAGHATGYLGSIDNGAGVRARQLGAERSFRHSSSQIAQQEYHSQSERGSLSSGTVSPSLHDEEHARSITPPVVRLKATAAPSIPILYSGQTFPAAEATGDNSLQSAPWHMTQTTPNVTYGTPYLGVSPLSAPHKTPPQQTLSSTLDFRPSCQLTTSLPRTVTSVKLPLITTARTSHVQSAYQSQTTVPCQLQQQSFSVPDPYRPPPPVTGYYVTQPSTYIPGQTCYGSPVMYPPSPKIPVYQPTPASLPLQPVPIPTLPKLMNDSEREFSDLKMALDNLLNPHTELTEHYKYRVLMEQLVLEEARLIAQACRHHPAPYAAAMAALQRQYGQPHQLAQSEIASLLNSPDIRAGDAKAFQSFALNVDLLVGMLMSLEGPQGRELTCTGHVDRLLSKLPKHYRDSFIEHLQLRGRLSTNSLNPYNLHDLADWLKVKAEAQRLSSKLVQRYQTERIQVPRRERQPVLKPQTRITAVYHGSDQPKEVSTVHYVHTEPGHTQQSVKKLKRLCLFCKSQKHYLSQCSEITERSPEQILKWIKDNKRCWRCGRTSHKCEECTLKKPCRECGCIHLSVLHSIAKDGPNLVLLTTSEDRAYLTSPSSTGRVYLKVVPVLLWKGKRSVPTYAILDDGAQRSIVLPAAVQQLGLGQSINLLLSTPSSPQEKYSLTNVFTAPLLTLTEQTYPIKRLQRCYYHLRGIPLPSFDNVQPLLLIGSDYPNLITGKEPIRLGPAGGPAAVRTQLGWVLQGPDGLLPHQVPAQQCLFTSLTPIRDPVYQHVERLWQLDVLPYRSEKLVTRSKQDQAAVNMLETRTQRVEVNGIWRYATPLLRARDGPPLRGTKESVLSSLRNTEKRLSKDTEKAKVYEAEIQKLLDAGYIVKVPPENLQPKEESWFIPHHLVHHNGKDRLVFNCSFVHLGVSLNQQLLPGPILGSSLLGVLLRFRQYTVAISGDIRGMFHQVRLLPEDKPLLRFIWRNMRREDSPDIYEWQVLPFGTTCSPCCATFALQTHVRSQQPGNEEVLQSIERSFYVDNCLQSLATAMEAKQLIDKMIPLLASGGFEIRQWASNVP